TATGTGGTATATGAGGGACGCAAGTAAAAACTCTTAGGAGCATGTAATCATGTCTCTATATGTATACATCCTATATACAAGTATAATGCATGTTTTAGTTTCACACTATGCATATATAACAAGTTCATTgtcagggacgaaagtatgtcatGAAGATTTTGAGGAAGATGCTAGATGAGAGGATGAGGGCGCCACATCGGGAGAGTGTCGACTTTCTTGATCTACTGATCGATGATTTGAAAGAGGAGAAGCATTTAATGAATGAGAAAATTGCGTTGGATTTGCTCTTCTTGCTGCTCTTCGCCGGCTTTGAGACCACGTCATCCGCGATAACTGCCACAGTCAAACTCCTAACAGACAATCCGAAAGCCCTACAAGAACTTACAGTAAGTGAAGAAAAGGCTAAGAAAGTGGACTTCAGTGTTCTGATTTTCAATCTAAAAAATCCTTCCTTTCGGAGTACACTCTCACCTGCCTACCACACATGAACTTACAAATAGCACTTTAGTCTGTAATAATTGAACAACATATAATACTAGAAGTTTATGTATAGTTGGATAAGTTATAATCATGTTGAACATGTTACCCAATCAATCTGTGTGATGGTTCCAGGAGGAGCACGAGAACATCCGGAAAAGAAGGGTTGACCCTGACTCCGAAATCACATGGGAGGAATACAAGTCCATGAAATTTACGTCTCATGTATGTCTCGCTTACACCATCCATCGACCATGCAAACTTCTAAATTGGTTCATGATTATTGTCAAAAGCATCCACCTCTACAATGTGCATTTATCTTCTACATTGTTGATTTCTAGGTCATACACGAAGCATTAAGGCTGATTAACATCGCTCCGATAATGTTTAGAAAAGCTACAGAGGATGTTCATGTAAAAGGTAAAGTTTGTTGTAAGGAAAACGATACATGTAGGACTAACCTTTTGTTCATTGTTTTTGAGATAGCTAACAACACGCATCCCAAGTGGTCATGTAGGACTAACCTGTCATATACATGGACACAATTATAGTTGGGGCAAGTTAACTATATGGGATTGGTCGTGATCTGTGCAGGTTACATTATACCAAAAGGATCAAAGATCATGATTAACCCTTCTACTGTTCATCTGGATCCTACAATTTACCAGGATCCCAATGCATTCAATCCATGGAGGTGGAAGGTATGTGAAATTTAAAGCAACAACATATGCACATATTTTAATGAGTAAAGAGCCGAAGAAGATTTTAGGTTAAATCTCGTGAATAGAGAATAGCCCGACCCTGGCACCCCCTCTCTCGGGCGACACGGGGGAACACCGCCAGCGCTGCCACTACCCTCCCTCCTGTCCTCATCTTGTCTTGCCGCCGTCGGAGGAGCACACCGGTGAAGCTGGTTCCTAGGAAGGTGGTAGTGGGAAATCTTGTGAGGGCGTCACGCACCTGTCCCCATCCACTGGGTGATGCCCCGGCGGCTGCTCTTTGTGCCATTGTGGTGGTGACACTGGTTCGGCAGGGGTCCTGGGCGTTGAGGCGTGGTCTGATGCGATGACGGCGATGCCCGAGGATGCCATTTTTTCTCCATGGAGACGTTTGTTAGTTCTGCTTCTACCTCCACGATGTCGTGTGTCTCTCGAGTGAAAGCCCTAACTGAGGTGGGCGGCGATGGCGCCATCGTCATCGTAACCTTCTTGACGGCGCAACCTTGTGAGATAGTTGGCTGGTGGAAACCGTTTGGTTGGTGTTGGCGGAAATTTGGATCTGGAGGTGGTGCGATGTGGCATCTTCCGCGTTGGCGATGACGGGTCTCGGTGGCGTGGCGCAACGGGGTCTCGATGTCGGACGCATGTTGATGGACGCGTGTAGAGTGGTAACGTTGACATGCATCGTGGTGGCGTCTACGGTAGTTAGGCCTGAAAAGGTCAATGCGTTGATCTCTTCTGAAGTTGGGAAGGCGGAAGATGACGGTGGCGGATTCCGGAGCATGCGGATGCATTGCATGGTGAGAGTCTGCTAGATTGGTTGGTGCCAGCTTGGTGAGGCCACAAATTAGATGTTGTGCGTCGGTGCAAGGTCAAGGCACATCATCAAACTAACAGGTGTAGCGACATAGATCGTCAGGAAGGTGGCTTCGGGTTGATCCATATATTAATTTTGTCAAACTATTGAATAATAAACTAAAGGTGGTTGTGTGCATGGGCTTATCCTCCTTTTTGTAAAAGGGCTAAAACAGGCCGATGGATAGAAAAGGCTTCCAGAATACATGATACTGTATTGTATCCTTGTTTTTTCTATATTAATACGTTTAAATTCATGTCATGAATGGAGAAAATTATAGCTCAAGAGCTTCCATAGAAAAACGGAAAGTAGCTCATGCATGATGGGTAGCATCCTAACTAGTGAAGTTTGAATTATTAAAGACAATTTATTTACGCAGGTAGTAGTGATGTACAATGTTTTCTTTTAAAGAAAAATATAGAAGAATCAAAAGTTAATTAACATGTTCATTCATTTTACCCCTATGATTTTTCAAGTCGCGGAAAAGGCTAAGGGATCTAGCTATATTTTAATGCAAGGGAGTAATATTAATTGTTGCACAAACATAGTACTTATCTCCCTGAAACCTAGTTACAACCTGCGTGTACAGGGTACTGCTGAACCAGTTAGTGGTGCCTCCAAGGAATTCATGGCTTTTGGAGGCGGGCTGCGGTTATGTGTTGGTTCAGACTTTGCCAAGCTACAGGTGGCTATCTTCCTTCATTGCTTAGTTACTAAATACAGGTAAAGTTATATTTCTTGTATTTGAAGTATTTTGATAAATAATAATTACTCTAGCAACAAACATATATTGGAGCGAGGGTGCTACCAGCGTACTTATATATTTCCTTTAGCATAAAAAAGACACCTCTATAAGTAAAATTGTCCGATCGTACTCTCCTGTCTCCTGAAACAAATGTCTTTCTAGTCATCGGTCCACATCGAAACTGATGTCCAACAGGTGGTTAGAATGTGGGACTCTAACGAGTTCCATAGGTCGGATATCGGTGGGATCTTGAATGAGGTTAAGGAGTTGAGTGCGAACTTCTCCTTGTTCAAATTGTGCTGTATAGGCAGGGACGCTAACACGGCAGCTCATTGCTTGCAAAGCGAGCTAGTGAGGCTAGACGTAGGTGTTCCCCCCTCCTTGCTGAAGTGCTTTAGCATGATTGTAATCCTATGGAGTAACCAATAAAGTTCATTTAGTCACACATACACAAAAAAAGATCCCTTGTAGTACCTTCAAGAAAATAGATATGGTGTACAACAAAAGGAAAATCGTTAAAAAACTTCAGTGCTACATTATGTTGTGCAAGACGTGACtaaatttaacatttttcaaaggaAACAAACCAAAAATTGCAAAACATGTATATAGTGCTTGATTCTCTTGTGGTATTAGATGCGGGAAGCCGCCATCCAACGATGTCTGCATACATTTCAGACACTTTATGAATCAACCAGATGAAATTTATGCAAACACAGCCGGATTTCATATAGACATGACGGATTTTATACGAACATGAAAAAAATGgttacattttggacatattttaaCTAAAAAGGTAAAACTATGTGCACATACACGATTGCGCGCTGAACTCCACTCCCATGACACGGATTAGTCTACGGCCGGCTCCGACGGATCCCTTTGTATTTCCATGTCTGGCAGCCCACTCACCGGACTGCCCGGAGCCCCGGAGATATATTTTTCCACCGTATCTTCCCTATGTCTGGTTGTGCCACTCATCAGAGTGGCAAAGAGGGTGATTCAGCAGGAGGGAAGGGGGGCTCCTCCATTTCGGTGGAGCCCAGACGGGGGCCGAGGATGGTTTGACATAAAGATCCGGACATGTCATCGACTGTACAAGCCAGTGATGCACCGACGATGGCCTTactgggacccaagcggcggcagcctcccgtgttctacttttccctCGATGTTGGCGGTGGACGCGCTGGCCGCCGACTCGTCGATCTTCGCGCagccggcttctttctctgccAGCAGGGCACGGTTACGCGCGCGTTGACGGCAGTACGACGCGATGTCGTCCACGGAAGCGACGATGCCCGTGTCGACGTGCTCCCCCTCGCCCCATGTGCCggcttggagcggcgagttgctgaagcacgcaccggcttggggcggcacTTGCTCCATTGGACTAGGCGAGGAAGATGGAGCAGCAAGCTGCGTCGCTCGTATCCTATAGCCTCCGCGGGCCTCTCAGCAGGCTTTTATGCTGGAGAACTGCTCTTCCTTTTCGTCGGATGCCATCAAAAGGGTGGAGGAAATGGTGAAAGAAGGAGATGGGGAGCGGCTGAGTGGTGCAATTCTTGCCCGGCATTTGGCCTCCTTTAAATAGcaggcggacgggaggagcttgtCCGACGTTGTGTTTAATGCCAGCCTGCTTGTGAACAGATGTGTGGCCGAAGTAGGTTTCTCGGCTTTCATGTGGGTTTAAtagaggcgtttgaatgcggcaacgAGGTGttttcagccgggcgtgcagcaggcGGCGCCCCCGGCCGGCGCGTCGCTTCAATGGCGGAGgcggtgagaggtcgcgtctgccctGAGCTGTCTTCAATATGGAGCGGCCCACTCTACATCGGCATGAATGCAGACCGCTGGCACCGAGCGAGAACACACGCGAGAGAGGGATGAGGGGGTTTGGGTGGGGCAGGGTGGTATGAATCAGCGCGTGGTTGCTGTCCGGATGTCCATACCCCCCCTCGCCCCACGTTTATATCTGGTTTGCGGGAGAAAGTACGCCCGGACAGCGCCACTGACCGACATTAGATGCCCGCATTGGATGGTTTCCGTGGTCCGGACAGCACGGTCGGACATATGCGGGCGATTTGAGGGTCGGTGTACATGTGCTCAGTAGAAGAAAGGAAAATAGCATATGATATAGCTTCAATGCAAAACATGAGACTATAAATAAAAGAATTGTGAGCTCTTTTGAGTCGTAGGATTATGCATACTTTTTTTACAACATTGTACATAAATCCTAACAAACTAAACTTTAAACTTCTGCCTAGCGCAGATGGAATGTGATAAAGGGAGGAACCATGGTGCTTTCTCCTGGACTACAATTTCCTGGTGGTTTTCACATCCAACTTCTCCCAAAAGCTTGATTCGTGGTGTTCATTTCTGCAATATGGACGATGTTTCTATGCATGGCACCAGAGGATATGCAGTGTTGTCATGTTACTTATTTTGTGGCTAGTTATTGACTTATGGAACGCAAGATTGCTAATAAGCCCTTTTTTGAGTTGTTAATAAGCTTCTCCTATGTAGCATAAACTATGACTCAATTTGTTTCTGCTTCCCATATTTGGTATATGCCGGAAAAATGTATTTGTGGTTTGTTTGGTGCAACTTGGCAAGACGTTTTCCACTTTGTCAGGAATCTACCGGGAATCTAAATGATGGTTAGAACGTTGCTATGTTTCTGCCGATAATCAAAATGATGCTTACATACATATTTTGTAAATGCATCTCTTATGTTATGTCCCCGTGCATCATCAGTATATACCGGAATTGTCCATGCATCAGAAATCCTCGGTGTCCAAGTGATAATCCTGCAAAAATGGTACACCTACGGGACTATTTTACGGACCCCCCGCTATGGATGGAAGTGGCCTATTCACATTATCCCTCCCTGGGACCGTTCATGATTCAATCAGATAAGCCCACCTTGGATCTGTAGCTATATTCCGTAAGTGTAGCAAAACTCATAATTCTAGGTGAGGTAGCGATGTAAGTTCCCTCTTGATATGTTGAAGATTGTGGGAACAACACTATCATTTCGATCCGAAGAAATAGTCACGTTGCTGCTTGAGTATAACCTCAGAAGAAGTTGAAGTTAAAATTATCATTCCGTTTCAATGTTTCATCTTGGTCTTGAAGCCTGGAATGTGGCTCTGTAACTCTTGCTTCTGTCCAGTCTGAAACTTCCCATATTTGTTCTGATTCTGGTCATCTTGTGCTGACTATGTTGTTTGACTTTGTGCTGACTGTGTTCTGATTGCCGAGTTTTTTGAGCGGTTATTCACTAGGTTTGGTGTATTGTATTTTTGTAGCATTGCAGAGTTTTTTTAGAGCACACAAATTGTGTGCCTTGACTTTATTTCTCGGACTGTGGAACTAGTTCCGAAGCAGTTTAAGTCGAGACTCATGCGTTGAAATATCCAAAAcgcttatatttgtgaacggagggagtattatttaagcAGGTTTATCCACGCAAAAAAAAGTATTTAAGTAGGACTCATTGCGCTAATtgtcacacgtgtggcaggaaAGAAGACGCACCACATGTCTGTAATGTAAACAGATtaccacgtcatcgcatgcatgcatgcaagaatctttttggattttcagtttttaaaatgttttatctcttaaacgaaaaatccgattgaaaattcgttttcaccattaaatcacTCGCGATGAAATCTTCGataactagatcccatgttgatatgttttgataatttttttttggattaaaagttgtcatgtctattgcatatgaattgccatgatgtttacactgaagttgccatgatatgtttcagctattttcttctacatttaaaagtaaattttgacatttataaaacggggaattaagaaactagacttgccatgaaccataaattaaaattgccatgatacatgcacgtaaaattgccatggttcatacaaaaaataattttcatggtcaaagtattgGAGTtgtcatcatcaaaatactaaaattgccatgatctacaaactaaaattgccacatggcaactttagtttaagccctatggcaactgcagtgtaaacatcgtggcaacttctggcaaaaaaaattcgtcgaaacatatcaacatggggtctagttttgaagatctcgtcgagatggatttaatggtgaaaacggattttagttcgcttttttatttaggagatacaataTTTTTAAAccgaaaatcaaaaaaaattctactgatgccatctattcatacgtggcaaaatgagtggtgatggaggcatGTGGGCGatatgcaaacgcccacacgtgtggatgTTAAACATTTCCGTTTAGTTTTGAACCAGGGTAAGCCGATTCAAATTAAAAGTGGCCGGTTCAGTGTGGGCCCTGCACGTCAGGTGCTAGCTAGGTGGCGTACACGTGGTACCGATCCTCCACGTGTGACAAGAAGTCCGGCCGCCTTGACGCGTTGCGACTGGAGAGTGAGCGGCAcaacctcctctgcttcctctctctcgtctCTCCGAGCCGCGACTCGCTCTTGCGACGGCGCTGTGCTGCGTGCAGCCGACTGGCGACGGGTGAAGGCGCGCCGTCGACCCACATCCCGCATGCCTGCAACCGCGCCCCAGCCGCGAcccccttcttcctctgctccggccTCCGGCGCTCCCCTTCCACTCCGACGCGAAGGAAGAGAGGGCTTCCCGTCGGCCGCTCGCTCGTAGCCTGTACCCGTCCAACGCGCGTGGAGGGGGAAGTTGGCGAGGGGTTCGTGGGCGGGCACGCGGTGGAGGGGCACCTCAGATCTGCCACTACCCTCGGTCGCCGGCGACCCGCGCTTCCGTCTGTCCGCGAGCTGAGGTGAGGTGGTGCCTACATTTTTCAGCTTGAGGCGCCCAGGGCTTCGATGGTTGAGGTGAGATTCACGGATTTGGCAACGGTACATTCGATTCGACCTAGGGTTTCGATCTACTGATTGGCCTGCTCATTTCTGTCCTCTCCTACAGAAGGATT
Above is a window of Triticum aestivum cultivar Chinese Spring chromosome 6B, IWGSC CS RefSeq v2.1, whole genome shotgun sequence DNA encoding:
- the LOC123139319 gene encoding cytochrome P450 87A3, coding for MVTLSVPVAVVMPWLALLLISVLAARLIHLLLMRWNSSSPYKVAGAAAARLPPGSRGFPVIGDTLEFFSQSPSLELVPFFKRRLERYGPIFRTSLFGEDLIVSMDKELNNLVFQREEKLFQIWYPESVMRIFGADSIISKLGSFHRHMRSLVLRLFGPENLRLVMLHDAQRTVQTSLLSWLNQPSVELKEATASMIFSITSKRLISYDSSNSDGNLWKQYDALFQGMLAFPLYIPGTAFYKCMQGRKYVMKILRKMLDERMRAPHRESVDFLDLLIDDLKEEKHLMNEKIALDLLFLLLFAGFETTSSAITATVKLLTDNPKALQELTEEHENIRKRRVDPDSEITWEEYKSMKFTSHVIHEALRLINIAPIMFRKATEDVHVKGYIIPKGSKIMINPSTVHLDPTIYQDPNAFNPWRWKGTAEPVSGASKEFMAFGGGLRLCVGSDFAKLQVAIFLHCLVTKYRWNVIKGGTMVLSPGLQFPGGFHIQLLPKA